The following are from one region of the Patagioenas fasciata isolate bPatFas1 chromosome 14, bPatFas1.hap1, whole genome shotgun sequence genome:
- the SPINK1 gene encoding serine protease inhibitor Kazal-type 1 — protein sequence MKATVFFLLLSLALCWYQGSAETDGAAGEGIEASCGNYDLRRGCTKIFDPVCGTDNFLYGNECLLCSHNLKRSTKVRIKNRGMCQ from the exons ATGAAGGcaactgtttttttcctgctcctctccctggcACTCTGCTGGTACCAAG GAAGTGCTGAGACGGATGGAGCTGCTGGCGAAGGAATAGAG GCAAGTTGTGGCAATTACGACCTAAGAAGAGGTTGTACAAAGATCTTTGACCCCGTCTGTGGCACGGACAACTTCCTATACGGCAATGAGTGTCTGTTGTGCTCTCATAACCT GAAAAGAAGCACTAAAGTGCGCATAAAGAACAGGGGAATGTGCCAATAG